The DNA window gagtataaatataaagtattagAGCCCTTAACTAAATCTGGGACAGAGTACAATATCTTTTTTACATAGCCTCTCTCCTCTGTGCTCATTGATTCGTCAGTTCTCCTACCCATCTCTTGCTTTCTACCCATCCTTCTGCTTTCTTATCGCTCGTcacttttaaaaaggaaaacaataagtGATGATTTCATTCTTAtcttccacactttttttttcgttcccttcttttttcttcttcttcttctacaactTTATTCCTTGATTTATGGGTAGGAAAAGAATTCAGCCATACTTTTTGTCCCATTTTTCTGTTGCTCTTCACTTTGATATTCCTATTTTGCTTTTTGTCGTCTTCGGAAGAGGAGAACCAACACCAGAGGAATTTGTATTCTATCGTTAAGAGAAAGCTGCATATTTCAGTGCTTTCTTCCCTTCTACAAATCCTCTTTCCTTCGTgttcccttcattttcttctcactTTGTTTTCGGAAGAAGAGAATCCTTACAAGAAGCTTCCCCATCATGAATTGTTTTCaggaaagaaacattacaaatcaTTCAGGAGCAGCAGAGGCATCGTCAACGTCACGGAGATTAGAATGATGTTTGAAGTCCAGCCAGCAACGCCTGTATGAGGAGGAAAACAATCAATAAACAGTTTGTTCACAGGCTATTCATACGAGCAAGAGTTTGCCTCAATCTGATAACAACAAGAGCAAACAAACATCTCGAGTCATGAAGACCGAGAAgggaaataattgttttattacatcaaaatgttattaatattaccatGATTGATTGCAAGGACTAAACTTATACAATAATATCAAGGAAATAATAGAGATCTTgtaaatttacaataatataaaggaaataatagagATCTTGTAAATTTACAGACAAGCGATTGCCGCCCCCccatccccactctctctctccacattgcCCTCAACTTTTCACAGTATATATGGAGAATGCATAGTTACACAAATGAATATTGATTGCTTCTCATAATAATCTTTTCTGTGGCCTCCgtattattttactgtaaactAGACGATAAAACGAAGTGGCGAATTTAGGGAGTATACACAAAACGGTGGAAGGTCAGTGGCAGCgctagagattaaaaaaaattgcttttgacAATAGAGAGCACATGCGGAGATGAAAGAATACGGAAAGGAATTAGGTTATGTGATGATTTTTCGAAGAGGATTTAAGATTTAGAAAAGTCGAGTAAAGACGCTGAATGAGCGAAGGAGACGCAAAGTAATTTTATCTTCCCAATTTTTCAGAAAGAGCTTTTATCAGTACCctaatttgttgtaaaataaagGATGAAATTATGACAAGAATCACTCTTTTTATAGTGAGAATATAATCTAATCATCACTACAGCTATTATTTTGTTCAAGATTTATTCCGATCATAATACttttatattcttactttttGTAAAGAAGTGAGACGACACAAACAGAAACTCAGACCGGCAAAGTGAAACGAGACTGAGACAGAGGATCATTCTTCGCTCAGCCAAGTGAGATTTTAGCTCTGTTCTCAGAAACCTGGTTACTCAGAtctaatttgtgtgtgtgtgttttttttttttttttttttttaattatgactaCTATGAATGCTTAGCGAGTTCTGGGCCATTTACAAGTTTACATTCTTGTTCAGAAAGCTTACGAAAACGTTAACAAAATTGTCCGCCACAGTGTCACTGATAACTGATTTAATTCCAATTCCTCATTGTAAAGTTTTTcatgctattttaatttttctttactcatCTCCTATTTACTTATACgttattcttctttatcttttttgtgatgatgcgaagcaaatgaatttttactagaatatttattaaaatcattGTTATTACTTCTTTGTTAACAAATACAAAGGTGTTATTTCCTCTACAACAACCAGGTAAGCTACAAGCATATTGAAAATGACTTTATGCCTGTGActtgcaagaagagagagagagagagagagagagagagagagagagagagagagagagagagttgagaaggtgagagaagaggaaaaccaCATCGACCCTACAAGTGTTACTTACTAATTGTTTCTTTAAATCGagtgtcatttttttattccgttttttATTTCTGCAATGAGCAAAAAAGAGGAGACACATAACGAGAATAATACCAGGGTCACGTATATCGCACCTGCATTAAAGAAGGAGAACATGCTGGAAATTCCGGAATCCACCTCAACTGTTGCGAAACTGGTCTTCTCCAGGGATTGAACGTGGGCGTGGCACCCCAGGCGGAGGCTGGACGAGAAACGTCTATCTAGGGGCAGGATCAGCTTGCTGGTGGAGGTGTAAGACCCCTTCGGGAAGTAGGAATTACCCTTTTCCTCTGACACGCCCAAACTCTGCACGCGACCTGATTCCGGCTGCCGGAATGGAAAGGAATCATTAGCTCTTATAATTAATCAAGTCACGAAAGAAATGAGCGCGTCTGTAATTAGAAAGTCCTTGTATTTAGGCGTTCCATATCACATATCAGTATTACTAGGTAACACGGAATTTAAACTAATTTCATATTCAACTAAGTGcataaacataacacacacaacacttaattgaatataaaattaatttaaagtcCATATTGCCTAATAATACTGATATGTGGTATGGAATGGAACACCTAAAACATGTACTTTCCAATTATAGATGCactcatttctttatatatatatatattaatcataacatatatatatatatatatatatatatatatatatatatatatatatatatatatatatatatatatatatatatatatatatatatatatatatataacacacacatacacagacacacacacacacacacacacacacacacacatatatatatatatatatatatatatatatatatatatatatatatatatatatatatatatatatatatatatatatatatatatatatatatatatatatataataacaagaaagaataacagaaaacgGAATACAGGTAGAATGAAGCAGACAGTTGGTGAAATGATGAACAGGGAGCAAGGAAGCGCAAACAACAGGTCCTCGTATTACCGAGGACACGCCCTTAGCGAATTTCAGCAAATAATGGATAACCCATCATCCCACTACGGtaattcccctttctctctccctccgtttTTCGTAATATGTTACAGTGGGGCGAATGTTATTAAGCTTTTACTAGGATAATTGCTACAGGCAATGACACACTAAGttcatctattatttttattcttttttctataattatgaTACCACTTTGACGTTATCTTCTGTATGTGATGCTTACAATTATTTCCGTGTTATGTTTAGATTTGGGGctcatttttatatagttttcttgTAGACGGCGTAGTTGATAGCAGCAAGTTTATGAATGGAGAAGTAGATACTACACTAGAGtttagatattgttattattagcaatagtattgtttaaatttctttacCACGGTACACACCATCTCAATTCTCTGTTATATTGTTATCATATTTGACGATATATATAGGTTACTTTTATtaccaatagtaataataatctaagAGGTACCTCATGAACAATGAATAAGTAAGTTTTTACCGTAACGTTATTACTAAAAATTACAACTTacagacaaaaaaatttaactaGGGTTAGAGGCCACTCCGCAAAGAAAGTAGCACGTAGCACCTCAAAATCCTCAACACCAAAGGTCACGGCAAAAATTCAAGTTCATtagaaataatcataattaaaactataggaaaacatgaaatgcaattatttgtttataactGCCTAAAATATAAACGTTCATTGATGTTGTGACAAGCCCATAAATAGCGATAGCGatattcatgacaaaaaaaaaattaataaaataaccgaaaattttgaaagtcttCTTTCAATTAATTATTTCGGCTCGTTGATGGGAAAAAAATGCGCATTACCCAGCAATATTGCATACTATTTTCcatgaatgattttttaaacaGATTTATTGGAGACTGAATTAGCAGCAGAAGTGTGACTAGTTAATAATTTTAACTCCTTTGCTTATAACAGATGAGGGATTATTTTACTCCTGTTTTCGGATAATCGGGAGTATATAAGAATTCTGTTTTCTTGAGATGGTTTCTtggaaactaaatatataacgttcgctaaaaaaaaattattttttgtaaataaatttcttggAGATTACATTATCAAAGAAGCAAGACCAGTTGATGGAGTTTTTTACTTCTGTTCTCGGAGAGCTAGAGTATACATCATAGTTTCTGACATAAGTGATGTACTTTTTAACCTCTATTCACTAAGATAAGATCCATATGAAAACTACAGTACATCCATATTTTTGTCCATTTATGTTTATATCCGTTGAGCATGACAATCAAGGTGCCCATATAAAGGTGACATCGAGATTTATATATCGCCTCAGTTATTtgctttccattatttattttactgaaataaatgcTTAGCTTCGTTGCGCATGGGTATTACATCAATGACTGTCACTAATTGTGCTCACATTTGTCACCCATTCAGTCAGTCAAAAGAACAGCCATTTCTACTTATCATTCATTGCTTCTCCCGGATTCTTCAATGGATGGTCACCCACCCAAATATTGTTCAGACTCAACTCCATTGAGCTAGAAACAGGCTGCATTGCGAATGAGTTAATTAAGTAAGATCGACTTGAACAAAAACTTctgtagaaaattttattaatttatgttttttcttagacatttcatatatttttatcaataagcAACAACCttcagaaacaacaataaaaaaaactattgttgtCTTACCAATTCAGGATTTGTAGATGGATCTCTgatcttcgctctctctcttggAGTTGAGTTTGGACAATATTTGGATGGGTGGCCATCCAATGAAGCTTGATTAAGAAtcaggggagaaggagaattcaaGCAATGATAAGTGcactttaaagtaaaaataaaataaaaataatgcagaaTAATTCATTATAGAAAGATAGTGTTACATATGTTTTCAGAAAACATGCAGAGaatagtcatatgtatatatatatatatatatatattaaaaaataaaaatatataaaaaataatatatatatgtattgtatcatTATAGAAAAGATAGTGTTACATATGTTTTCAGAAAACGCAGagaatagtcatatatatatatatatatatatatatatatatatatatatatatatatatatatatatatatatatatatatatatatatatatatatatatatatatatatatatatatatatatatatatatatatatatatatatatatatatatatatatatatatatatatatatatatatatatatatatatatatatatatatatatatatatatatatatatatatatatatatatatatatatatatatatactctatatatatatattactgctgttcgccctcgtaactttgatTGCAAATAATATCAACTTGACCGAGACCGGGAAAAgatgttgtctatataggagcgtcttcagttcaaactttaacgtccgttgagaaTGGGATAGATAACATTTaggccatttttcccctataggaaattcccatatcagccttaaaaataggtggtcctaaggtccttttttcctttctacctgtctctcttgtcgaatgtttttaacagaacgtagacgcctagggcatggctgtaggcctgtttttgacctaggccggtcagggaacaaggagagagaaactagccACCGACAAGAGTAGATGTCTGGAAGGTGGCTCTaacaccgcctttgtctattattttattagtgaatggtggagcaagaaacacacacgaaCTTCTGCATGTCCGTTgtaatgcgcgccaacgcttcgtccttaaggtagagtctgtgtgctgttcgaaacttcgtccattcctttaacctcttttctgtatttccaactctttctttgttttctgccttcagccaccacttatggtatatgtgtttcaaagtctagattaagccaaagtattatattgttagcttcaaccccgttattccagtaaaatacctaggttagggtaagcaaaacagttttaagtctcgatgcttttgtatgcctcgcgttcgatgttgggaagaaccgttgcgtttgaaatctaaaattcatctcaaatattcttgttaaggttaattacccttaactggcgacctttggctaattaacgactgtctttgaggttaacttttggcttcaagtggcaggttacgtgtattcttggtctgcagggccgtaaaaattacgtaaattgaataataaatgatcagccgAGACCCTACATAATaacaatatatgaataataaatatatatatatatatatatatacacgtaacaatatatatatatatatatatatatatatatatatatatatatatatatatatatatatatatatatatatatatatatatatatatatatatatatatatatatatatatatatatatatatatatatatatatatatatatatatatatatatatatatatatatatatatatatatatatatatatatggcatgccAGGAAACACTCCAGGAAACATATttagaggaagacggacgaaaaccataCATCACTAGGcggtcttttttattttatagccaacggTTCGtagttatttacagaaaaatacatcCTCAcggctgtgcataagaaaagataaaaaacaattataagtacagtcttaaaatacatttaaaatattacagaataagaatgaaataaataaaaataaaaacacaaccaacctagaggtgagacagtaatgaactaaatggaaggaaactaactccccgatgggaatcaatgcgcaccttaagaagcctaatggtggatcccacgtaaatctctgaaatacatttagggcaagtattttatagatgacaccagaggacatgtAAGGACACAGTTGAtcctttactttaaacaaagagccaataatAACAggatttttgtgaattaatttggctgatattgCTGGGAAATGCTCATGGATaatatttgtaaaacttttttGAAAGCTTAAATCATTGATGTATGGGAAGGTTGCAAAGGAATTCATTTTTTGTGCAGTTAGGGCTTCAGGTCTTCTAGAGAAATGTTTATCAAGTAAtagatttaactttctatatactagcctgggtggaaaacagttacctttaaagaagttaactagaaataatatctcatttttatcacaccataacttatatacaatcatgaagccacaaatgtcgtttaatatccaattcacgctaattcgggaatatccccaatggggaattaccACTGAAGGGGGATTTAtaacccactgagccatcaagagagacaTAAGTTATTGCCGAATctactgtacttgtttacccgtcgagagcgtgGAAATGGTACTTAGCTtctggcattaacccacctccaccatgacagttcattggtatgcttggaacacgcagctcttattatgaaatttttatcacaccgttatttatatacaatcatgaagctacaaatatcgtttaatatccaattcacgctacttcaagAACATCCCCAATGGACaattattaccgaaggggaatttataagtgataaatggataggttctgccgggtctcgatccctcgacacagttgccgtccaacaactccagtcgatggtctacccactgagccatcaagagaggcataagtgcatgccgaatctgctgtacttgtttaccagtCGAGAGtgggaaattatacttagtttcggcattaacccacctccaccatgatagctcattggtacgtttggaacacgcagctcttattatgaaattcttATCACAATAATGAAGCTCCAAGtgttgtttaatatataattcacgctgcttcaggaatatccccaatagggaattaccaccgaaggggaatatataagtgataaatggatcggtactcccgggtctcgatccccctacacagttaccttccaacaactccacaCGATGGTCTACCCACCAAGCCATCAAGAGAAGATTAAGTTAATCCCGACTCTGCTGTACTTTTTTTTACCCATCGAGAgtgggaaattatacttagcttcagcattaacccacctccacaaTAATAGCTCACTAtcacatttggaacacgcagttcttattatgaaatttttatcaagctgtgatttatatacaatcatgaagctacaaatggcgtttaatatccaattcacgctacttcaagAACATccccaatggagaattatcactgaaggggaatttataagtgataaatggattgatactgctgtgtctcgatccctcaacacattTACCTTCCAACAGCTGTGTGTTCCAgatgtaccaatgagctatcatggtaaacaagtacagcagatttggTATTAACTTATGCCCCTTTTCATGGCTGagtgggtagaccatcgactggggttgttggaaggtaattgtgtagAAGGATCGAGGCCCGGTAGTACCGATCcatttggatattaaacaacgttTGAAGCTTCATGATTGTCTATAAAagacagtgtgataaaaatttcgtaataagagctgcgtgttccacaCGCACCAATGAGGCATCATGGTGGAAGTGGGTTattgccgaagctaagtataatttccccgctcttgacaggtaaacaagtacagcagatttggcattaacttacgcctctcttgatggctcagtgggtagaccgtcgactgcagttgttggaaggtaactgtatCGAGGGcttgagacccggcagtaccgatccatttatttcttttaaatttcccttcagtgataatttcccattggggatgttcccgaagtagcatgaattggatattaaataacatttgtagcctcatgattgtatataaatcacagtgtgataaaaatttcataataagagctgcatatTAAAAAtgtggcagaggtgggttaatgccaaagctaaatataatttccccgctctcggcGGGTAGATAAGTACAGCAGgttcggcattaacttatgccTCTCTCAATGGCTCATTGGGTAGACCAtcaactggagttgttggaaggtaactgtgtcgagagatcgagaccctgcagtaccaatccatttatcacttaaaaattccccttcactgataattctccatcggggatataaCCAAAGTAGCGTGGATGGgttattaaacgaaatttgtagcttcatgattgtatataaatcacggggcgataaaatttcataataagagctgtgcaTTCCAAACATACcagtgagctatcatggtggaggtatgttaatgccaaagctaagtataatttccccggtcgcaacaggtaaacaagtacagtagatttggcattaacttatgcttctcttgatggctcagttgGTAGAAGGTCGAGttgagttgttggaaggtaactgtgttgaGGGATCAAGACCTGGCAGTACTGGTCCACTTGtcgcttataaattcctcttcggtgataattccccacagGGGGTggtcccgaagtagcgtgaattgcatattaaactacatttgttgcttcatgtttatatatatatatatatatatatatatatgtatatatatatatatatatatatatatatatatatatatatatatatatatatatatatatatatatatatgtgtgtgtgtgtgtgtgtgtgtgtgtgtgtgtgtgtgtgtgtgtgtgtgtgtgtgtgtgtggtgggtgggtgtgtgtgtgtgtgtgtttatgtgtgtgtgaatttttgtcacctacacaaacatAACTTTCTTATGTGTACAAATATTAGCAACAAACATCGATTAATATCTTGGGAATTTACCTTGTACATAACTCACTCCCCTTGGGTATATGTTATTCCAAAGGTGTGGTGAATTCGACATTTGTGGGTAAAATATTTCAACACAAGAAAGTTATGTTCGTGcgggtgataaaaattcacacacacacacacacacacacacacacacacacacacacacacacacacacacacacacacacacacacacacatatatatatatatatatatatatatatatatatatatatatatatatatatatatatatatatatatatatatatatatatatatatatatatatatataatgtcttgtACGTTTTCTGAAAACATATgtcatgttatttattatttaataatatacatatcctatattaatttttctttttgttttaaagagCATGATGTATTCCCTGATGAATTCCTTTTATTCGACCCTACAAAAGCCTCGTACAcattctgtgttattttttttttttttatgatttatcaaCGAATTTCTGTCtatcatcacttttttttattagtatactCGAAAATGATTTTGATGGTTCAATCTTAAACTTTAAGTGATGGTTGTTTGACTTATCCGGTGCCCCAGCGTTCAAAACGACCCACTTTAGTTTTCCGTCATCATCAAATTATCAACCAGTGCCCACTCTCTTGTTGTCATGTTTTCCAGTCTAACCTGACATGcaagaataatataaatgatttGTGGGAATGGGCTGACTGTCTTAACGACCACATGATTTGCTTCAGTAAccagtaaagtaataattgtattTGGAAAATTAACTTATATCGCTATGTTTGTGAGAAGTTAAAATGTGTTATAGAGGTAGATTTCTTAAGATCTTATGAGTTATGAAAGCATTCCTGTTGTGTTTCCTGTaatatatcaattacattataGAGAGAATGTATTCCTTATGTGTGACCTACCATCTAACTTTAATACCATTACGAGAATCcatttccttcttattacttgctatctattataatttaatattaatttattcccTTCCAGTTGCTAATGGTCTAAAATCAGTGACATGATAATGACATAATGTGAATATATCCTTTGACTCCTATAGCATAAATTAcgtaagtatttaatcctgttatTTTTAACTCTACAGTATTTCGGCACCTTGAACGTCAGTGACAACAGAAAGAAATCAAAACTTACAGGAACGCGTTCTCTGTTGACAGTGAAGGAAAGTCTGGAAGAGGGCCACGAGTGGCGCGCTGTGCAAGTCACCTCCAGAATGTCTCCCACTTTGTAAGAGCTTCTGATCCCGAGGATTTCTGGATCATCTGGGAGTCCTGGCGTAGGTCGGAGAAATTTTGAGCAACATTGTTTCCATACTATATGCATATCTGCAAAcacccatctatatatatatatatatatatatatatatatatatatatatatatatatatatatatatatatatatatatatatatatatatatatatatatatttccgttatgcaggttctttaatattcaggacagggctgtcatgactgacagcagatgcaacaaacaaaggaggggaaaacaacaaaaacaataaaataagcttaatattaatttatttacaaaattaagttataagtatttacaagtgagtcaggtctggtaaaagataaaaccatgtacaagaaaaaccaaaaggcagcactcaacaaaatcaagttaaaataaacaaaaagtagcttttaaaaaaaaaaggcaaaaataaacaacagcaggcagagaaaaaaaaaaaacatacgtcctccatcgggtcaccaagacagccctcagctgcacaacagggacaagaccccacaaaccagaataccccgatggagacgtattgtcatcaagatgagcagctcgtggtcacacgactactcatggtcacactccacctctcgaCGTGCTCCACCcgtggcgtgctccaatttgctgctcaaaaactcgaccaacgtcgactccaaaaactgcctgctgctgctgccactgccgctaccttcgcaccctaccagacccgactggcgaaagaaaaacggcagctcaccgacgagaacatcaaaacaaaaaaaacagttccgcaaaaccatcacttaacgtgacacctccccacctaaaagaaaaaaaaattatatttttttttttacctatgatcccctcaatgccgtaacaaccccgccagccaaaacagagccgccctgtcataGTCGCCATAACGACccagtgggtcgttatgcaggttctttaatatactcaggacggggctgtcatgactgacggcagatgcaacaaacaaaggaggggaaaacaacaaaaacaataaaataagcttaatattaatttatttacaaaattaagttataagtatttacaagtgagtcaggtctggtaaaaagataaaaccataagtacaagaaaaaccaaaaggcagcactcaacaaaatcaagttaaaataaacaaaaaagaagctttaaaaaaaaaaggcaaaaataaacaacagcaggcagagaaaaaaaaaaacatatgtcctccatcgggtcaccaagacagccctcagctgcacaacagggacaagaccccacaaaccagaataccccgatggagacgtcaggacagcctcacgctgtcatcaaggatgagcagctcgtggtcacacgactactcatggtcacactccacctctacgacatgctctaggcgtgctccaatttgctgctctctcgtcgactccaaaaactgcctgctgctgctgccactgccgctaccttcgctgccctaccagacccgactggcgaaagaaaacggcagctcaccgacgagaacatcaaaacaaaaaaaacttgaaggtaaggaggcagcaatccacaaaaaggaacgagcggggaaccagcagtttaaaaccatcataacgtgacatatatatatatatatatatatatatatatatatatatatatatatatatatatatatatatatatatatatatatatatatata is part of the Macrobrachium rosenbergii isolate ZJJX-2024 chromosome 9, ASM4041242v1, whole genome shotgun sequence genome and encodes:
- the LOC136842022 gene encoding uncharacterized protein, with the translated sequence MAGHTLELRKCPSDLGDTSVVWHLFNKVALWLSVLCKGHIDGTLYHQTSLAPKGTKRDGGGRAFLKRDGYAHGFRLPDDPEILGIRSSYKVGDILEVTCTARHSWPSSRLSFTVNRERVPPESGRVQSLGVSEEKGNSYFPKGSYTSTSKLILPLDRRFSSSLRLGCHAHVQSLEKTSFATVEVDSGISSMFSFFNAGVAGWTSNIILISVTLTMPLLLLNDL